The bacterium genome includes the window AAAACAACTTTCCGCATCATCACTTTGTTTTGGTGGCGACCTCGGACGCTCGGGAAACCTATAAACTGGATAACCGAAAAAAATTCATCCGCAAATGCGTCGCGATCGCAGCCGGACGGCCATTGATATTCAAATTGCACCCCAATGAAAATTTTGCCCGTGCGAAGCGCGAAATCGAAACTTACGCGCCCGGTTCCAAGGTTTATACGGACGGGGATACGATGGCGATGATTGCAAACTGCGACGTATTGATTACCCAATATTCGACCGTGGTTTATGCCGGGATTGTATTCGGAAAGGAAGTGCATTCATATTTTGATCACGACACATTACATCAGATGGCGCCGATGCAAAACGGCGGCGACTCCGCACGCCGTATCGCATTGATCTGCGAATCGGTTCTTCATCGTTCTCCAAAATCAAACGGCAAAACCCGCTATCCTGCTTTGCTTAGTTCGGGACGCTCCGTCTACGCCAAAGCGGTAAAGCGGTTAGCCTCGATCATGAATAAAACATTGATATCATGCACATCGTAACGATTGTTCAAGCCCGGTTATCCTCGACGCGATTACCAGGCAAAGTTCTGCTCCATGCCGCCGGCCAGCCTCTTCTAGGTCATATTGTTCGTCGTATCCAATCTAGTCGATATGCCGGCACAGTCATCGTCGCTACTACCAGCAATGAGTCCGACGATCCGATAGAATTCTTTTGCCAAAAAGAAGGAATTCAATGTTTCCGCGGACATCCGACCGATCTTTTAGACCGACATCTGATGGCTGCGCGCCTATATCGTGCGCAAGCCGTTGTCAAAATTCCCTCCGACTGCCCGCTGATTGATCCGGCGATCATTGATCGCGTTATTGAATACTATCTTGCACACTCCGATCAATACGACTACGTGAGTAATTTGCATCCGGCGACATACCCGGATGGCAATGACGTCGAAATCATGAACATTGCCGCTTTGACCACGGCATGGAAAGAGGCGCACCGTCCCATGGAACGCGAACACACGACTCCGTTTTTTTGGGAGAATCGCGAGCGATTTCGGATCGGTAATGTGGCTTGGGAATCGGGGTTAGATTATTCCATGTCGCACCGTTGGACATTGGACTATGCGGAGGACTACGAATTAATTTGCCGGATATACGACGCCTTATATAAAGAAGACGAGGTGCCTTTTACTATCGCACAAATTCTGACTTTGCTTGAAACCCGACCAGAATTGGCCACAATCAATCAACGCTATTTGGGCGTGAACTGGTATCGTCATCATTTGGATGAATTGAAAACAGTCACTTCCAAAAGCACCAATCCAACTTTTCTATAGGAATCGTTATGCGCCGACTCGCACTGGACGAACTGCCCATCATCGCACAAAATGTGCGCGAACACATATTGCGTATGTCCACCGACGGCGGATGTTTTACCGGCGCTTCCTTGTCGTGTACCGATCTGATCGTCTACTTGTATACACGCTTTTTAAATGTCTCTATTGATAATCTCTTTGATCCGGATCGCGATTATTTTTTTCTATCCAAGGGTCACGATGTCCCTGCTCTCTATGGGACGCTGGCAGAACTTGGATTTATCGCACGCGCTCGTCTTAGCAATCACTTGTCGAGTCATGACACAATATACTGGCATCCCAACCGAAACATCCCCGGCATCGAATTTCACAGCGGATCGTTAGGGCACCTGATTTCCGTCGCGGCTGGAGTTGCATTGGATTGCAAGCTTCATTCGTCACCATCACGAATCGTCGTGGCGTTAGGCGACGGTGAACTTAACGAAGGATCGGTTTGGGAAGCGTGCTTGGTGGCTCAGGCCTACCGTCTTGATAATTTGATCTTGTTGGTAGATCGCAATGCATTTCAGGCCAACGTGCGCACTGAATCTTTAATTCCGCTAGAACCTCTCGAAGACAAATTTTCAGCGTTCAATTTTTCCGTAACCTCTATTGACGGCCATGATTTTGAGGCCATGGAGGAAACCTTTGCCCGTATTCCGATGGCAGATGGTAAACCAACCGCCATCATTGCACATACCGTTCGCGGCAAGGGCGTCCCCAGCATCGAAGCGAGAGCGGATCGTTGGTTTTGCAATTTTTCTCATGACGAGGTACAGCAGTTGATCAATGAACTTCATACCAACCAATCGGCGGAACTAACTAGTGACACCTTATTGGTCCGGTAACAATTACGTTGATTAGATAACATTTCTGCTTTCTCCATAAAGAAACTTCTACATCGGCATAATCTTAGCGCTACAATTGAAGGTTATCTTTACACATCATGAAAATTAAAATCAATGAAACCTACGAAGATATCCTGACCGATCTAGTCCATCAAGACAATCGGTTTATGGCGCTAACTGCAGAAAATCGAGCGCCGATTCGAGGAATACCGGATCGCATCGGTTCGCGTTTTGTAGATACCGGCATCACCGAACAAACGTTGATCGGTATGGCCGCCGGTCTGGCATTGCGCGGACGCATCCCCGTCGCGCATGCGCTAGCTTCATTTCTTACCATGCGCGCATTCGAATTCATTCGCACGGATGTTGGCATTGGAGCACTCCCGGTCAAAATGGTAGGGTACATACCCGGGATATTGTCGGACGCCAATGGGCCCACCCATCAGGCCATCGAAGATGTAAGCATCATGCGCACTATTCCTCCCGTCGGTATTTTCTGTCCCGCTGATATTGATGATCTTTTGATCGGCATTCGAACGGTATTGACTGATCCACGGCCGTTTTATATCCGTTACAATCATCGACCGGCCAATTATGTACATAGTGATCAATTTGCCATCGGAAAGGCCGAAGTCATCAAAACCGGTTCGGATATAGCTATTTGCACATACGGCGCTTTATTCAATGAATGCCTTCAAGCCTCGACTATACTTGAAGATGAAGGTATCTCCGTGCGACTAATCAATTTGCGAACGCTTAAACCTATTGACAAGGAAGCCCTGCTGTGCGCAATGCGTGAAACATCGCTTTTGGTAGCCGTTGAAGATCACTTTGAGACGGGCGGGCTATCTACCATTCTATCCGAAATTATGGTTCAGGAGACCATGACGTATCCCCCGCTGTTATCTATCGCATTTCCGACTTGGTTCAAACCTGGTTTGCTCAATGACGTACTCGAGCATGAACGGATGACCGGCGAACATATTGCCCAGCGTATTCTCACTCGTTATAACCAAAATTAACGCGTAATAACACTCTATGACCATGACATCACATCCCCTCAATATTGCGAACTCGGAAAAATACTATCAAAGAGCTTTGCCGCTTATTCCGGCGGGAACGCAAACGCTGGCCAAAGGACCGGGTCAATATGTGAACGGTTTTGCCCCCAAATATCTCGATCGCGGAAAAGGTGCGCACGTGTGGGATGTGGATGGAAATGAATTTATTGATTGGACGATGGGCGTAGGGCCGCTATCCCTCGGGTATGCATACCCTGCGGTAGATCGCGCGATATCCGATCAACTGAGAAAAGGAATCACTTTTTCGTTGATGCATCCATTGGAAGTCGAAGTCGCTGAGTTAATACACGACGTGGTGCCCAATGCCGAATGCGTACGATTTAGTAAAACCGGGGCCGATGTAACAAGTGCCGCAATCCGACTTGCCCGCGCTTATACCGGGCGCGACAAGGTATTGTGTTGCGGATATCATGGATGGCACGATTGGTATATCGGCGTGACAGACCGTCACCTCGGAATACCTGACGCGGTACGCGCGATGTCGTTCACGTTTGCGTATAATGATATCGCGTCGGTCGAGGCCTCTATAGACGAAAACACGGCGTGTGTCATACTCGAACCGATCGTTTTTGAAGAGCCTCAAGACAACTTTCTGCATAAACTGCGTGCATTATGCGATCGCCACGGGGTACTGCTCATTTTTGACGAAATGTGGACCGGTTTTCGTATCGCCATTGGCGGTGCTCAAGAATATTTTGACGTCCATGCCGATCTCGCTTGCTTTTCCAAAGCTATCGCTAACGGCATGCCTTTGTCGGTGTTAACGGGGCGCGCCGATATCATGCGGCTTCTAGAAAAAGATGTTTTCTTCTTTACGACATTTGGCGGTGAAGCGCTCTCCCTAGCGGCCTGCAAAGCAACGCTGGCCGAGTTGAGCATCCATGATGTGCCGTCTTATCTCAGGTCGATGGGTATAAAAATCAAAGACGGTTATAACCAAATCGCACAGGACATGAACTTAGCCTTTACCAAGTGCGTCGGCTTGCCATTTCGAAGTATGGTGACATTTGATCCAGCGGCCGGCAACCCTCTTGAGATGAAATCATTGCTACAACAGGAGTTGATTCGACGCGGTATCTTGTGGGGCGGATTTCACAATATGAGTTATGGTCATTCGGAAGCAGATATTCAAACCACACTTGCGGCTTATGCGGAGTCTCTGGAAATATTGGGAAAAGCCGTCGGTGATCATACCGTGCGTGAAAAACTTGCCGGACTACCCATCGAACCGGTATTTCGAAAAACTACAAATTTTAACACTAAGCCGGCTGTATCACTCACAAAACCGGATGTTACTACGAAATAATTAAACCGATCGTTAACAACACTATGACATCTTCCGCTTCCAATATGCCAGTTGATCTATTTTCACTGCAAGGCCGCGTGGCCATAGTTACCGGTGCGTTGGGGTTGCTCGGTCAACAGCATTGCCGCGCCCTGACCGAAGCGGGGGCATCGGTTGTCGTTTGCGACCTGGACGGCGACAAGTGCCGTGCTTTAGCCGAAACGCTGGGCCCCGGAGCGTTTGGTATTGGCGTCGACATCACAAATCCGGATTCGATCGGCACTCTCAAGGACGAAACTCTAAAGCGATATCAGAAGTTGGATATTCTCGTCAACAACGCGGCCATCAATGACGCCGTTGAGCATAGCGTTTCAAAGACGGACGTGTCGCAATTCGAAAACTATGCACTGAGTCACTGGAAAAAATCAATAGACGTCAACGTGACCGGCAATTTTTTATGCAATCAGATTTTGGGAACGGAGATGACGCGTCGCGGTTCCGGAAGCATTATCCAGATTGCATCCACCTACGGCATCGTGGCACCGGATCAGCGGTTATATCGGGACGCGCAGGGAAAGCAAACCTTTTACAAGGCCGTATCGTATCCCGTTAGTAAAGCGGCCATCTTGTCCATGACACGTTATCTCGCGGCGTACTGGGGAGGTACGGGCGTACGCATCAACGCGCTATCGCCCGGCGGCGTAGAAAACGGGCAAGATGATTTTTTTATCGCTTCGTACGCGGCACGAACGCCAATGGGACGAATGGCAAGGCCTACAGACTATAAGGGTGCGCTGATCTTTTTAGCGAGTGATGCATCCGGCTATATGAACGGCGCGAACCTCGTCGTCGACGGAGGATGGACGATATGGTAGACAATGCGCCCCTGCGCGGACGCATCGCGCCCATCAAATTATTGCTGACCGACGTAGACGGCGTACTTACTGATAACGGCGTGTACTATACGGATCAAGGCGAAGCGGCAAAGCGATTTTCAATACGCGACGGCATGGGCGTGGATCGTTTGCGAAAACTGAGATCTGTCGAGACGGGAATCATCACCGGAGAAACTTCTGTTTCCGTCACTCATCGCGCCGCTAAGCTCGGTATTGTAGAATTACACATAGGCATATCCGATAAATACAACACCCTACTTCAAATACTTGAAAGAAGAAACCTGACCTGGGATGAAGTCGCTTATATAGGCGATGATTTCAATGACATTGAAGTGTTACGCGCGGTGGGTTTTTCGGCATGCCCGGCCGATGCCATGCCGCCGGTCATCAATGTCTCACATTATTGGTGCCGACACAACGGCGGCCAGGGTGCCTTCCGCGAGCTGGCTGAGCTAATCATAGAATACAAACCATAGACCAATCGGAGTGAAATGTCATGCGCAAGCGAGAAGTCAAAATCGGTAAATCAACCGTTGGCGACGGGCACCCCGTCTATGTAATCGCGGAAATAGGCATCAATCACAATGGCTCCCTCGACGTAGCCAAAAAAATGATTGACGGTGCCGTATTTGCCGGGTGCAATGCGGTTAAATTTCAGAAAAGAACACCTGAACTTTGCGTACCAAAAGATCAGTGGTACAGCGAGCGCGATACGCCGTGGGGACGCATGAGTTACATCGAATACCGTAATCGTATGGAGTTTACGTCGCAAGAGTACGCGCAAATTGATGTTTATTGCAGGGAAAAAGGGATTGACTGGTTCGCATCTTGTTGGGACGAAGAAGCCGTCGATTTTATCGACCATTTTGATCCGCCGTGTTACAAAGTGGCTTCCGCAAGCTTGACGGATATCGCATTGCTGAAGCGCCTGGAAAAAACCGGAAAGCCGATTATTATTTCTACAGGGATGTCAACCATCCATGAGATTGAGACCGCGGTCGCGACAGTTCCGCACGAACAGTTATTGATCGCACACACGACCTCCGCCTATCCTTGTAAAGCCGAAGAGCTAAATCTTCGTATGATTCAAACGCTGCGTGAAAAATATCCTACGATCCCTGTCGGTTACTCGGGGCACGAAACTGGCTTGACGCCGACATGGTCGGCCGTGAGTCTGGGTGCCTGTTTTGTCGAGCGGCATATCACACTGGATCGCGCCATGTGGGGCACCGATCAAGCCGCTTCGGTCGAAATTATCGGATTGCACCATCTCGTGCGTGACATTCGCGATATCGAAAAAGCGCTCGGCGACGGCGTGAAGAAAGTCTATATGAGTGAAATTTCACCTATGCAGAAACTAAGACGTGTGCCGGCGTCCGCTATTAGTCAAAAGGCTGTCTAGTCCTATGTCTAATACCAGCCTGGCAGCAACCGTACTTGTACTTGTCGGCGCGGTGATCATTATTGGCCTTGAAAGAATCAAGCCCTACGATGCACGGCAGCATTTTTTTCGGCAGGAACTAGTGACGGATTTCTTTTACTACAACGCTTTTCAAAGTTTCATTCTCGGCCTCGTGATATCCGCCATAATTGGCTGGTTGGATACTGTTTGCGGCAGAATTCACATCCCATTCTTCTTAGCATGGCCGTTCCTAGGACAACTTGCATTTTTCCTGGTACTTCACGATTTCTATATTTATTGGTTTCATCGCTGGCAACACCGCATTACGATACTCTGGCGCATTCATGAAGCACATCACTCCGCACGCAGTGTGGACTGGGTCTCGGGTATGCGATCGCATGCATTAGAAATTCTGATTAACCAAACGATAGAATTTGCGCCGATCGTTTTACTTGGCGCTTCACCGGAGATCATCGTCTGGAAGGCGGCCATTGACGCGATCTGGGGAATGTATATTCACTCGAATATCAACGTTAAGTCAGGACGTCTGCAATATTTGATCAACGGTCCTGAAATGCATCGCTGGCATCATGCTGTCCATGATACCCAGGCGTATAACAAAAACTTTTCTACAAAGCTGGCCATGTGGGATTGGATGTTCGGTACCGCATTTTTTCCGAAAGATCGAAAGCCCGAAGCGTATGGTTTGGATCATTCACATTTTCCGAATGGTTTTTTTAGGCAGTTCCTTTATGCATTCAGAAAGTCGTAAGTGATGGCTTGGATTTATCTTCTCATTGCCGGTGTTTTAGAAATAGGATGGGTTATTTGCCTGCGTTTATCCGAGGGGTTCACACGCGTGATCCCGATGATAGGTTACGCTGTTTTCGGGTTATTAGCCGCTTTTTCTTGAGCAAAGCACTTAAAACCATGCACGTAGGAACCGCGTATGCCATTTGGATGGGAATTGCCGTAACGGGAACGACGCTAACGAGTGTTCTTGTATACAAAGAGCCGACTTCCTGGATAAGAGTCGCATTCGTCGGATTAATCGTATTTGGAATTGTCGGCTTGCAACTTACTTCTCCACAAAAACCATAGGCCAAAACCATGGACGCCATCGATGTGAAACGACGGAATATTCTAATTTTCGTGATATCAGTTTTTGTACTGCTCGTTGCAACCCATGACGGCGAATTTTGGCCATTTTCTATTTTTCCGATGTTCTCCAAAGCAGGACAACCTTGGCAACGCATCGTGATAAGGAAAGTAGAGGCCGCGCCTTCAAATGATTATTACGCACTTGATGAATTGCCGGGATTCCCGATTGCGTTGGATGCCTATGGTGTCGAAGCCATTGACGTTGCCGATTTTGTTCGCCATACGACGCATTGGACACCGCAACGCCTTCAAGCATTATCTCATTTGTTACAATCGCGACCGAGTTCGCAGCAATGGCTTGTTATGCGAGTTGATGGCCAGAAGACCATCGATGGAATTCGTATTCAGGCTGTACCACTACTGCTCTTCAACGATAGCTCCGTTTTCGAGGTCACTCCATGAATCAACTTTCAGCGCTACTATTTCAATCGTGGTATGCGTCGGATAACGACGAGAAATTTCATTTTCGCCTATTCGAATTTTTTGTTTTATCGGGCAGCATTTATTATGCCTGGTCTTGGGCTGATTACATTCGCCAAATAAGCGACAATATACACCCACTAGGTATCGCGCAGCACGTGCCGATAGACTTCATGTATGGTAACATGATTCCGCATTTATTTGCTATCGTGATAACGACATTGGCCTTTCTCATTTTTTTGGGACGCGCGCATCGCTACGCCCATGCAATAATTCTTGTGCTGTTGCATTTATT containing:
- a CDS encoding glycosyltransferase family protein, with product MHIVTIVQARLSSTRLPGKVLLHAAGQPLLGHIVRRIQSSRYAGTVIVATTSNESDDPIEFFCQKEGIQCFRGHPTDLLDRHLMAARLYRAQAVVKIPSDCPLIDPAIIDRVIEYYLAHSDQYDYVSNLHPATYPDGNDVEIMNIAALTTAWKEAHRPMEREHTTPFFWENRERFRIGNVAWESGLDYSMSHRWTLDYAEDYELICRIYDALYKEDEVPFTIAQILTLLETRPELATINQRYLGVNWYRHHLDELKTVTSKSTNPTFL
- a CDS encoding N-acetylneuraminate synthase family protein; the protein is MRKREVKIGKSTVGDGHPVYVIAEIGINHNGSLDVAKKMIDGAVFAGCNAVKFQKRTPELCVPKDQWYSERDTPWGRMSYIEYRNRMEFTSQEYAQIDVYCREKGIDWFASCWDEEAVDFIDHFDPPCYKVASASLTDIALLKRLEKTGKPIIISTGMSTIHEIETAVATVPHEQLLIAHTTSAYPCKAEELNLRMIQTLREKYPTIPVGYSGHETGLTPTWSAVSLGACFVERHITLDRAMWGTDQAASVEIIGLHHLVRDIRDIEKALGDGVKKVYMSEISPMQKLRRVPASAISQKAV
- a CDS encoding transketolase, with product MRRLALDELPIIAQNVREHILRMSTDGGCFTGASLSCTDLIVYLYTRFLNVSIDNLFDPDRDYFFLSKGHDVPALYGTLAELGFIARARLSNHLSSHDTIYWHPNRNIPGIEFHSGSLGHLISVAAGVALDCKLHSSPSRIVVALGDGELNEGSVWEACLVAQAYRLDNLILLVDRNAFQANVRTESLIPLEPLEDKFSAFNFSVTSIDGHDFEAMEETFARIPMADGKPTAIIAHTVRGKGVPSIEARADRWFCNFSHDEVQQLINELHTNQSAELTSDTLLVR
- a CDS encoding sterol desaturase family protein → MSNTSLAATVLVLVGAVIIIGLERIKPYDARQHFFRQELVTDFFYYNAFQSFILGLVISAIIGWLDTVCGRIHIPFFLAWPFLGQLAFFLVLHDFYIYWFHRWQHRITILWRIHEAHHSARSVDWVSGMRSHALEILINQTIEFAPIVLLGASPEIIVWKAAIDAIWGMYIHSNINVKSGRLQYLINGPEMHRWHHAVHDTQAYNKNFSTKLAMWDWMFGTAFFPKDRKPEAYGLDHSHFPNGFFRQFLYAFRKS
- a CDS encoding transketolase, which codes for MKIKINETYEDILTDLVHQDNRFMALTAENRAPIRGIPDRIGSRFVDTGITEQTLIGMAAGLALRGRIPVAHALASFLTMRAFEFIRTDVGIGALPVKMVGYIPGILSDANGPTHQAIEDVSIMRTIPPVGIFCPADIDDLLIGIRTVLTDPRPFYIRYNHRPANYVHSDQFAIGKAEVIKTGSDIAICTYGALFNECLQASTILEDEGISVRLINLRTLKPIDKEALLCAMRETSLLVAVEDHFETGGLSTILSEIMVQETMTYPPLLSIAFPTWFKPGLLNDVLEHERMTGEHIAQRILTRYNQN
- a CDS encoding aminotransferase class III-fold pyridoxal phosphate-dependent enzyme yields the protein MTMTSHPLNIANSEKYYQRALPLIPAGTQTLAKGPGQYVNGFAPKYLDRGKGAHVWDVDGNEFIDWTMGVGPLSLGYAYPAVDRAISDQLRKGITFSLMHPLEVEVAELIHDVVPNAECVRFSKTGADVTSAAIRLARAYTGRDKVLCCGYHGWHDWYIGVTDRHLGIPDAVRAMSFTFAYNDIASVEASIDENTACVILEPIVFEEPQDNFLHKLRALCDRHGVLLIFDEMWTGFRIAIGGAQEYFDVHADLACFSKAIANGMPLSVLTGRADIMRLLEKDVFFFTTFGGEALSLAACKATLAELSIHDVPSYLRSMGIKIKDGYNQIAQDMNLAFTKCVGLPFRSMVTFDPAAGNPLEMKSLLQQELIRRGILWGGFHNMSYGHSEADIQTTLAAYAESLEILGKAVGDHTVREKLAGLPIEPVFRKTTNFNTKPAVSLTKPDVTTK
- a CDS encoding SDR family oxidoreductase — protein: MPVDLFSLQGRVAIVTGALGLLGQQHCRALTEAGASVVVCDLDGDKCRALAETLGPGAFGIGVDITNPDSIGTLKDETLKRYQKLDILVNNAAINDAVEHSVSKTDVSQFENYALSHWKKSIDVNVTGNFLCNQILGTEMTRRGSGSIIQIASTYGIVAPDQRLYRDAQGKQTFYKAVSYPVSKAAILSMTRYLAAYWGGTGVRINALSPGGVENGQDDFFIASYAARTPMGRMARPTDYKGALIFLASDASGYMNGANLVVDGGWTIW
- a CDS encoding HAD-IIIA family hydrolase; the encoded protein is MVDNAPLRGRIAPIKLLLTDVDGVLTDNGVYYTDQGEAAKRFSIRDGMGVDRLRKLRSVETGIITGETSVSVTHRAAKLGIVELHIGISDKYNTLLQILERRNLTWDEVAYIGDDFNDIEVLRAVGFSACPADAMPPVINVSHYWCRHNGGQGAFRELAELIIEYKP